A part of uncultured Umboniibacter sp. genomic DNA contains:
- a CDS encoding acyltransferase → MATSKRYQPSFSQLRGLIAVIIMIANTLVCFLPLILISGLRVIPIQRWQTSCTKFACTIATFWISVNSWTLSVTEVQSWKVQVPENLSTKKWYFVTANHQSWADILIAQRILNRKVPMLKFFLKRELFWVPVLGLCWWALDFPFMRRYSREYLAKNPHKHGKDLEETRKACEKFQYTPTAVFNFMEGTRFTEQKYHAKQSSFQHLLPPKAGGTGFVLGAMGNTLDTLLDISIHYPHGRPTFWEFLCGKAGEIEATVRCVDIPDRVRGGDYQNDPEYKAEVQEWVNKVWQEKDAILAALTSS, encoded by the coding sequence ATGGCCACCTCTAAGCGCTATCAACCTTCGTTCTCGCAGCTACGCGGACTGATTGCTGTCATCATCATGATTGCCAACACACTTGTATGCTTTTTGCCGCTGATTCTCATCAGCGGACTCAGGGTCATCCCCATTCAACGCTGGCAAACCTCTTGCACCAAGTTTGCCTGCACCATAGCAACCTTTTGGATCAGTGTTAATAGTTGGACGCTGAGCGTTACCGAAGTTCAGTCATGGAAGGTTCAAGTCCCTGAAAACTTATCCACTAAAAAATGGTACTTCGTCACCGCCAATCATCAGAGTTGGGCGGACATCCTCATTGCCCAACGAATACTCAACCGCAAAGTGCCAATGCTAAAGTTCTTTCTGAAGCGTGAACTATTCTGGGTGCCTGTACTTGGCCTTTGCTGGTGGGCGCTCGACTTCCCATTTATGCGTCGCTATAGCCGAGAATATCTTGCTAAGAACCCTCACAAACACGGTAAGGATCTTGAAGAAACACGCAAGGCCTGTGAAAAATTTCAGTACACGCCGACCGCTGTTTTTAATTTCATGGAAGGTACCCGCTTTACCGAACAGAAATATCACGCAAAACAAAGCAGCTTCCAACATTTACTCCCTCCTAAGGCTGGAGGTACAGGGTTTGTGTTGGGAGCGATGGGTAACACCTTAGATACCTTACTCGATATTAGCATCCACTACCCGCACGGTAGACCGACATTCTGGGAGTTCCTTTGCGGAAAAGCTGGTGAGATTGAGGCCACAGTGCGGTGCGTCGATATTCCGGACCGTGTCCGCGGCGGAGATTATCAAAATGATCCAGAGTATAAAGCCGAAGTTCAGGAGTGGGTAAACAAGGTTTGGCAAGAAAAAGATGCCATTCTCGCCGCGTTAACTTCATCGTAA
- the guaA gene encoding glutamine-hydrolyzing GMP synthase, whose protein sequence is MTQDIHQHRILILDFGSQYTQLIARRVREIGVYCEILPWDLAEEHIREFNPTGIILSGGPESVTEEDSPRASDYVFNSELPVLGICYGMQTMAEQWGGKVTGSDESEFGFARVKLEAAGSLLNGIVDHDDEVGQQIDVWMSHGDKVTTLPEGFVVTASTPSCPIAGMANEAKKLYGVQFHPEVTHTLQGERILRRFVVDICGCDTLWTPGNIVNDLVATVREQVGDKQVLLGLSGGVDSSVVAALLHKAIGDKLVCVFVDNGLLRKNEGDQVMHMFAQNMGIRVIRSDREDLFLDRLAGVSDPEAKRKIIGNTFIDVFDEEATALQGIDFLAQGTIYPDVIESAASKHGKAHVIKSHHNVGGLPDDMAFELVEPLRELFKDEVRKIGLELGLPYDMVYRHPFPGPGLGVRILGEVKREYADILREADAIFIEELHKAGWYHETSQAFAVFLPVKSVGVVGDGRRYEWVISLRAVQTVDFMTAHWAHLPYELLGHVSNRIINEISGVSRVVYDVSGKPPATIEWE, encoded by the coding sequence ATGACGCAAGATATTCATCAACATCGTATTCTTATTCTGGATTTCGGTTCACAGTACACCCAGCTCATCGCCCGTCGTGTTCGTGAAATTGGGGTTTACTGCGAAATCCTTCCGTGGGATCTCGCGGAAGAACATATTCGCGAATTTAACCCAACGGGGATCATCCTATCAGGTGGACCTGAAAGTGTGACGGAGGAGGATTCTCCTCGCGCCTCGGACTACGTCTTCAATTCAGAATTGCCAGTACTGGGGATTTGCTACGGCATGCAGACCATGGCCGAGCAGTGGGGCGGTAAAGTTACCGGTTCGGACGAAAGTGAATTCGGTTTTGCTCGCGTCAAACTGGAAGCGGCAGGCTCGCTATTAAATGGCATCGTAGATCATGACGACGAAGTAGGTCAGCAGATTGATGTCTGGATGAGTCACGGCGATAAGGTCACCACGCTCCCTGAGGGCTTTGTGGTGACGGCTTCTACTCCTTCATGCCCCATTGCGGGGATGGCAAACGAAGCTAAGAAACTCTATGGCGTTCAGTTCCACCCAGAAGTTACTCACACCCTTCAGGGCGAGCGTATTCTGCGTCGCTTCGTGGTTGATATCTGCGGCTGCGACACACTTTGGACTCCAGGTAATATCGTTAATGATTTGGTGGCAACGGTGCGCGAGCAAGTTGGCGACAAGCAGGTTCTGTTGGGGCTATCCGGTGGTGTTGATTCTTCGGTGGTTGCGGCGTTACTGCACAAGGCTATTGGCGATAAGTTGGTCTGTGTCTTCGTAGACAACGGCTTGCTGCGCAAGAACGAAGGCGACCAGGTTATGCATATGTTCGCCCAGAACATGGGCATCCGTGTGATTCGTTCAGACCGTGAAGACTTATTCCTCGATCGTCTTGCTGGCGTGAGCGATCCGGAAGCGAAACGTAAGATCATTGGTAATACCTTTATTGATGTCTTTGATGAAGAAGCGACGGCATTACAGGGTATCGACTTCCTAGCGCAGGGCACAATCTACCCGGATGTTATTGAGTCAGCCGCCTCCAAGCACGGCAAAGCCCACGTAATTAAGTCGCACCACAATGTGGGTGGACTACCTGACGACATGGCCTTTGAGTTGGTAGAGCCTCTAAGGGAGCTGTTTAAGGACGAAGTTCGTAAGATTGGCCTAGAGCTAGGGCTACCCTACGACATGGTATACCGTCACCCGTTCCCAGGCCCGGGCCTGGGCGTCCGTATTCTGGGCGAAGTGAAGCGCGAGTATGCGGATATCCTTCGTGAAGCCGATGCTATTTTTATCGAAGAATTGCACAAAGCTGGTTGGTACCATGAGACGAGTCAGGCCTTTGCAGTATTCCTACCCGTTAAATCGGTGGGAGTAGTTGGTGATGGCCGTCGCTATGAGTGGGTCATTTCACTTCGTGCGGTCCAAACAGTTGACTTTATGACAGCTCATTGGGCTCACCTACCCTACGAATTGCTCGGACATGTGTCGAATCGCATCATTAATGAAATTAGTGGCGTGTCGCGCGTTGTTTACGATGTTTCGGGTAAGCCACCAGCGACGATTGAGTGGGAATAG
- a CDS encoding polyhydroxyalkanoate synthesis regulator DNA-binding domain-containing protein, translating to MITLKKYPNRRIYDTSISCYITLDDVRDMLSSGEEFNVVDSRTGVDLTRATLLQILFDIESEKQFALLSQQALASLIRLHSSPDKAKFAPVIEQLLNMSDD from the coding sequence ATGATTACGCTTAAGAAATATCCCAATAGACGAATCTATGATACGTCAATAAGCTGTTACATCACACTCGATGATGTTCGCGATATGCTTTCCTCTGGAGAGGAATTCAACGTCGTGGACTCTAGAACTGGTGTGGATCTAACTCGCGCCACGCTCCTTCAAATCCTGTTCGACATCGAAAGCGAGAAACAGTTCGCGCTACTTTCTCAGCAAGCCCTGGCATCACTCATTCGTTTGCACAGCTCCCCAGATAAGGCAAAATTTGCGCCGGTTATTGAGCAACTACTCAATATGTCCGATGATTAG